A single window of Nicotiana sylvestris chromosome 3, ASM39365v2, whole genome shotgun sequence DNA harbors:
- the LOC104243668 gene encoding alpha-1,3-arabinosyltransferase XAT2-like gives MKYDSFFARSFSKHEQKKLGFGAFVSCFIIAATFCILFKPEFRHFKVVNVKVTLRGGPQILAIKEEVSNKPKKTYVEIKEEKTICNVTHPRADICEMNGDIRIHGNSSTIYFVSTDKLSAEMNNSWSIRPYARKGDNRAMDSVTNLTVKKVYSNISQEIPNCSRNYTVPAIVFSTKGYAGNHFHDFTDVLIPLFQTSRYFNNEVQFLITNMRSWWINKYKPVLQRLSKYEIIDIDKEKEVLCFPSMIIGLKANKEFSINTSESPYSMSDFTKFLKNTYSLKRKSAVKLKKNADQGRKVKPRLLIISRSKTRRFTNVDEIATMARNIGFDVVVEETGENLAKVAKKVNSFDVLMGVHGAGLTNMVFLPEKAVVIQIVGLGMEWVSKVDFGIPALDMNLKYLDYKISVNESSLIQQYPVEHHVLKDPPGNLISPKGWVKYRKIYLDQQDVKIDVNRFRGTLWKAFELLQS, from the exons ATGAAGTACGATAGTTTCTTTGCGAGGAGTTTCAGTAAACATGAGCAGAAGAAATTAGGATTTGGAGCATTTGTTAGTTGTTTTATCATAGCAGCCACCTTTTGCATTCTCTTCAAGCCTGAATTTCGTCATTTTAAAGTTG TGAATGTTAAGGTAACTCTTCGTGGTGGCCCTCAAATTCTAGCAATAAAAGAGGAAGTCAGTAATAAGCCCAAAAAAACAT AtgttgaaataaaagaagaaaaaacaattTGCAATGTCACACATCCAAGAGCTGATATCTGTGAGATGAATGGTGATATAAGAATTCATGGAAATTCATCAACTATTTATTTTGTTTCAACTGATAAATTATCAGCTGAAATGAACAACTCCTGGAGTATAAGACCATATGCTAGAAAAGGTGACAATAGAGCAATGGACAGTGTCACAAATTTAACAGTGAAAAAGGTTTATAGTAATATTTCTCAAGAAATTCCAAATTGCAGTAGAAATTATACAGTTCCTGCTATTGTTTTTTCAACTAAAGGATATGCAGGAAATCACTTCCATGATTTTACTGATGTGTTAATTCCATTATTCCAAACTTCGCGATATTTCAACAATGAAGTTCAGTTTCTGATTACTAACATGAGGTCGTGGTGGATTAACAAGTACAAACCAGTGTTACAAAGATTATCAAAGtatgagattattgatattgacAAGGAAAAAGAAGTACTTTGTTTTCCAAGTATGATTATTGGCTTAAAAGCCaacaaagaattcagcattaacACTTCAGAATCTCCTTATTCTATGAGTGACTTCACAAAATTCCTCAAAAATACATATTCCTTAAAAAGAAAATCCGCggtgaagttgaaaaagaatgcTGATCAAGGAAGAAAGGTTAAACCGCGACTTCTTATCATTTCAAGAAGTAAAACGAGGCGTTTTACTAATGTGGATGAGATTGCTACAATGGCTAGAAATATTGGATTCGACGTAGTTGTTGAAGAAACAGGAGAAAATCTGGCTAAAGTTGCAAAAAAAGTGAACTCATTTGATGTATTAATGGGAGTGCATGGTGCTGGATTGACTAATATGGTATTTTTGCCAGAAAAAGCAGTTGTTATACAAATTGTGGGGTTAGGAATGGAATGGGTGTCTAAAGTGGACTTTGGAATTCCAGCTTTGGACATGAATTTGAAGTATTTGGATTACAAGATTAGTGTAAATGAGAGTTCTTTAATTCAACAATATCCAGTTGAACATCATGTGTTAAAGGATCCTCCTGGTAATCTGATTTCTCCTAAAGGATGGGTTAAATATAGGAAGATTTATTTAGATCAACAAGATGTAAAAATTGATGTAAATAGGTTTAGAGGAACTCTTTGGAAAGCATTTGAGCTTTTGCAGAGTTGA